The Pseudomonas rhizosphaerae genomic sequence TGGCTCTCAGCGCCTTGGCGCATGCCGCCAACCCGCCGCTCGAATACAGCCAGCTGTTGGCCTTCTGGGTCAGGCCCTCGGGGCCGTTGTCCACATCCAGCATGATGGCGTCGAAGCCGGCCGGCTCGGCCTGCAGCACTTTGGCCACATCTTCCAGGCGGATGACGGTGCGCGGATCGGCGAGCGGGTTGCCGGCTTTTTCACCCAGCGGACCGCGGTTCCATTCCACCACGCCCGGAACCAGTTCGGCGACCACCACTTCGGCGGTCTTGCCCAGGTGCTTGAGCGCCGAAGCCAGGGTGAAGCCCATGCCCAACCCGCCGATCAGCACCCGCGAGTTCGGTCGCCCGGCCACCTTGCGGCAGGGGATTTCGGCCAGGGCGTCCTCGGAACCGTGCATGCGCGTGTTCATCAATTGGCCGCCGTCACCGCCCTGGATCTTGATGACGAAGTCTTCGCCGTACTCGAACAGGCAGAGCGCGCCGCCGTTTTCGGGGATCGGCGTGGTATCGAGCAATACAAAACGTTTCATCGGAGGGTCTCGGAAGGGGACAAGGTCGTGCCCATGGTAGTAGCCTGTACCTTCGGAACAAGCCGTGTGGCGTGGGGTATTCAATGAAGTTGCGCAGTGTATCGGTCTTTGCATGTGTTGCCCTGTGTACTGCAGGGGTATGGGCCTCGTCGCTGCCGCCGGGCTCACCGGGCACCCCCACGCCAACGCCCTATCCGCAGGTTACCGTGCCGCCCGTGCATGGCGGCGAAGGCATGAACGGCACGCCGCCATTGCTGCCGCCCATCCCATTGCCGGCGCCACCCAAGGCCGACAACGTCCCCGAACCCGAACGCCAGGACACCCCGCCAACCCCGGTCAAGCCCAAATCCCCCGGTGGTTGATCGCGCATCGTCAGGTCCGACACGCCGCGATCCCGTGTAGCAGCGGCGCAAGCCGCGTCCCGGAGCCGCCGCGTTTTCCCCGTATACCGTATGCACCGCCGACGCGGCTCGCGCCGCTGCTACAGGGGCGTGTGCGAGCCGCGTCCGGGCTCCCCGCGTTTCCTCAGGCACACCGCATCAAGATTGCTTGGGTGTCCCCAGAGCCTTGAGGACGAACGCATATTCCAGCGCTACATCGCGCAGGCCCTGGTAGCGGCCACTCATGCCGCCATGCCCGGCGCCCAGTTCGGTCTTGAGCAGCAGCAGGTTGTCGTCGGTCTTGCTCGCGCGCAGGCGCGCCACCCACTTCGCGGCTTCCCAGTACTGCACGCGGCTGTCGTTGTAGCCGGCAATCACCAGCAGGTGCGGATAGGCCTGCGCCGCGACGTTCTCATACGGCGCATACGCCTTGATCCGCGCATGCACTTCCGGCTCCTGCGGGTTGCCCCACTCGTCGTACTCGGTCACGGTCAGCGGCAGGTCGGGGTCGAGCATGGTGTTGAGCACGTCAACGAACGGCACCTCCGCCACTGCCGCCTGGAACAGCTCCGGACGCTGGTTCAAAACGGCGCCGATCAACAGGCCACCCGCGCTGCCGCCGCTGATCACCAACTGCTCGGCGCGGGTCAGACCCTGCTCGATCAGGTGTTCGGCGCAGGCGATGAAATCGCTGAACGTATTGCCCTTGTGTTCCTGCTTGCCGGCGCGATACCACGCCTCACCCAGCTCGCCGCCGCCACGCACGTGGGCGATGGCGAAGGCGATGCCACGGTCCAGCAAGCTCAAGCGCGCATGGGAAAACCACGGGTCCAGGCTCTCGCCATAGGCGCCGTAGCCGTACAGGTACAGGGGAGTGGCCTGCCCGGCGAAAGTTTTTTTAACCACCAGACTGATCGGTACCTGAGTGCCATCCGCAGCCGTGGCCCAGAGGCGTTGGCTGACATAATCGTCAGCGTCGAACGGCCCCAGCACCGGGGTCTGCTTGAGCACCACCTGGGCACCGTCACGCAGGCTCAACTGGCGCACCTGCCCAGGCCGATTGAGCGCCTCGTAGCGCAGGCGAATCTGCTCGCTGGGAAACTCGAGGCTGTCGGAGACATACAGGCTGTAGGCCGCATCCGGCAGCTGCACCGGATACGGCGCCAGCCCCTGGGCATGCACTTCGATGATCGGCAGGCCGCGCGCCCGCAGGCTCAGGATGAAGGCAGAGGCATTGAGCGTCACGCCTTCGAGCATGACCTCGTCACGGTGCGCGATCAGCGTTTGCCATTGCTCGCGGGTTGGCGCCACGCCGGTGTCGGTTGCCTGGTATAAGGCAAAATTGATACCCGCCTGGTTGCTGCGGATGAACCAGGTCCAGGCTCCGTCGAGCTGACCATGATCGGGGTAGTACTCGTGGTGCTCGACCCGCGGCGCCAGGCAGGCAAAATCGCCCGCGGGCTGATCGGCATCCAGCACCCACGCTTCGCTGGTGGTCTTGCTGTTGAGCAGCAAGATCAACTGGCGCTCGGAACTGGAACGGTAGCAGTGCAGGAAAAAGCGCCCGTCGCGCTCTTCGAACACCTGTTCTGCGCCGTCGCGGCCCAAGGTGTGGCGGTGCAGTCGATGAGGGCGGTGGGTCTCGTCCAGTTCGCCGAAGAACAGGGTCTGGCTGTCGTTGGCCCAGGTCATGCTGCCGTCGCAATCGTCGAAGGGCAGTTCGACCACTGCATCGGTGGCCAGCTCCTTGACGAACAGTCGGTAGATCTCGTCGCCACTGGTGTCCAGGCTGTAGGCCAGGCGCTGGTGGTCGGGGCTGACGTTGAAAGCACCCATGGACAGGAAGCCGCCGCCTGCCAGCACGTTGGGATCCAGCAACAACTGCTCCGACTGCTCGTCGACCTGGCTCGAGCCGTCGGCCGGACGTGCGCAACGATAGTGGCGCGGGTACTCGTCCCCGGCGGTGGTGCGGGTGTAGTACAACCATGGCCCCCAGGGCGAGGCGAGGGACAGGTCGGTTTCGCGGATGCGCCCCTTGATTTCCTCGAACAGTTCCTCTCGCAGCTCGGCCTGATCGGCCAGTTGCGCTTCCTGCCAGGCGTTCTCGGCCTTGAGGTGGTCGAGCACGTCGGCATGGTCGCGCGTTTGCAGCCAGGCGTACGGGTCGGCGCCGGGGGCGACATGGGCGATAGGGGCGGCGATGGGCTGGGACATGAGCGGCTCTCTTGGCGCGTGCGCTGGCGGCGCGTGCCGGTGGGGCACGACAACAGGAGCGCCGGGCAGGCGAAAAGCCGTTATCATAAGCGCCTATTTGCCTGCCATGCCACGGACACCATGACCGAGAACGACTATTTCCTCGCCTGGGGTATCTACGCCTTCGCCGCCCTGGGCTGCATTCTGGTGTGGTTTCGCATCACCCGCTGGATGTGGCGCTACCTGCGCGAACCGTTGCGCGTGCTGGGCGTCGTGCTGCTGCTCACGCCCACGGTGGTCGACCCGGCCCGCGACCTGCTGGCCCCGGCCGTGGCGATCAGTGCCCTCGAGCTGCTGTTCAAGATGGGTGGCAGCGCCTGGGGTGCGATTTCTGACCTGACCATGGCCGCAGTCATCGCCCTTGGCGTGTACATCGTCTTTGCCCTGGTCCGCCTGCCGTTCCTGCGCAAGGCCCAGGCTCGGCGCGCGGCGCAGGCCGAAACGGACGCCGCTGCGGCAGCCGCCCAGCGCGATGGCAACGACGAAACGTCTGTGCATCGCGCCGAAGAACGCGAAGAGCGTCGCGTGACCGCACCGCCGCGCGACAACCTGCGGGTCGAACCGCGCATCTGACCCTGTCCATCGTCTCGAGTACCGTGCATGTGTGAACTTCTGGGCATGAGTGCCAACGTACCGACCGATATCGTTTTCAGCTTTACCGGCTTGATGCAGCGCGGCGGCCGTACCGGGCCGCATCGCGACGGCTGGGGCATTGCCTTCTATGAAGGCCGTGGCCTGCGCCTGTTCCAGGACCCGACCGCCAGCAGCGAATCGGAAGTGGCGCAGCTGGTGCAGCGCTATCCGATCAAGAGCGAAGTGGTCATCGGCCATATTCGCCAGGCCAACGTCGGCAAGGTCTGCCTGGCCAATACTCACCCCTTCGTGCGTGAGCTGTGGGGGCGCAACTGGTGCTTCGCCCACAACGGCCAACTGGCCGGTTTCGACCCGCGTGCCGATTTCTACCGCCCGGTGGGCGACACCGACAGCGAGGCGGCCTTCTGCGACCTGCTCAACCGCGTTCGCGAGTCCTTCCCCGAGCCCGTCGAATTCGAGCGCCTGCTACCGATCCTCGTCCAGGCCTGCGAGCAGTACCGCGGCCAGGGCGTGTTCAATTGCCTGCTCAGCGACGGCGACTGGCTGTTCTGCTTCTGTTCGACCAAACTGGTGCACATTACCCGGCGGGCACCTTTCGGCCCGGCACGGCTCAAAGACGTGGACGTGATCGTGGATTTCCACGCCGAAACCACGCCTGACGATGTGGTGACGGTAATCGCCACCGAGCCGCTCACCGAGAACGAAACCTGGAACCGTTACGAGCCGGGCAATTGGGGCCTGTGGCGCCAGGGCGAGTGTGTCGCCACAGGCCTTGTGCAGCCTGCCTAGCGCAGTGTGGCGCCGTAAGCTTTGACAAAGAGAACGACTGAGAGAACCTGCATGCTGCGAAGTTACCTGCGACTTGTGCTGTTTGCCATCGGCCTGCTGGTGGGCGTGCAAGTGCCTGGCGTGATCAACGACTACAGCCAGCGGGTCGAAGCCCACCGGCTCGAGGCGCAGCAGAGCCTGCGCGGTTTCAGCGAGACGGCCCAGCGTTTCTTCAATGGCGACCTGCAGGCACTGGTGGCGCACTACCGCGCCAGCGAAGACCCGGTGTTCCGCAGCGACGCTGCCAGCATCGGCGCGTTGCTGGCGCGCAACCAGTTGCTGGAGCGCGAGTGGCTGGCGCTACAGGGGCCCTGGTATGCGAAGGCGTGGCATGTGGTGGCCAAGGCCGATCCGCAACTGCGCCAGGAAACCTTGAACGGCTACAGCTATCAGGTGCTGCTCGCACCCGAGGCGATCGCTTGGGGTATCGCTTGTGCGCTGCTGCTGGCCTGGGTCGTGGAGTGCATCGTGCTGTTCATCGGCTGGACCCTGTGGTTCGGCCGTCGCCGCGCTAAACCGGTGGCCGAACCTCTGGTACGCCGCGAGCGTTGATCGCTCCCCACCCGTCCTGTGGGAGCGGTCAGCGGCCGCGAAGAAAGCTTCGCGCAATCCACAGAACAGCGATCACTTGGCCAGATAGCGCATCCCGTCTTCCAACCCGCTCAAGGTCAGCGGGTACATGCGCTCCTCCACCAGCTCCCGAATCAGGTGGGTGGAGGCCGTGTAGCCCCAGGTATTCTCCGGGTAAGGGTTGATCCAGATGAGCTTCTTGTAGGTCTGCACGAAACGCTGCAACCACACCAGCCCCGGTTCCTCGTTCCAGTGCTCGACACTGCCACCCGGATGAGTGATCTCATAGGGCGCCATGGCCGCATCGCCGATGAACACCACCTTGTAGTCGGCGCCGTACTTGTGCAGCAGGTCGTGGGTGCTGATGCGCTCGGCGTTGCGCCGGTGGTTGTCCTTCCAGACCGTTTCGTACACACAGTTGTGAAAGTAGAAATACTCCAGGTGCTTGAACTCGGTGCGACAGGCCGAGAACAACTCCTCGCAGACCTTCACATGGGCGTCCATCGAACCGCCGATGTCGAACAGCAGCAACAGCTTGACGTTGTTGCGCCGCTCGGGGCGCAGCTGGATGTTGAGCAAGCCGCCATCACGTGCGGTGTGGTCGATGGTGCCGTCGATGTCCAGCTCGTCTGCCGCACCCTGCCGAGCGAACTGGCGCAGTCGGCGCAGCGCTACCTTGATGTTGCGCGTGCCCAGTTCAACGCCGTCGTCCAGATTGCGGTACTCACGCTGGTCCCACACTTTGACCGCCTTGCCCTGACGTTCGCCGGCATCGCCCACGCGGATGCCTTCAGGGTGGTAGCCACCCGAACCGAACGGGCTGGTGCCACCGGTGCCGATCCACTTGCTGCCACCGGCGTGCCGGCCTTTCTGCTCTTCCAGGCGCTGCTTGAAGGCTTCGATCAGCTTGTCCAGCCCGCCCAGAGACTGAATCTGCGCGCGCTCCTCGGCGCTCAGCGAACGCTCGAACTCCTTGCGCAGCCATTCTTCCGGGATCAGCGCTTCAAGATGCTGATCGAGGTTCTGCAGGCCATTGAAGTAGGCCGAAAACGCCCGGTCGAATTTGTCGAAGTGGCGTTCATCCTTGACCAGAATCGCCCGCGCCAGGAAGTAGAACTCGTCCATGTCGGCGAACGTCACCCGTTGCTCCAGGGCGTTGATCAGGTCAAGCAACTCGCGCACCGACACCGGCACCTTGGCCGCGCGCATTTCATTGAACAGGTTGAGCAGCATGGCGGACGCCCTCGCAGTCGGAAAGAGGGAATCAGCGGTTGCCGCGCCGACTCATGAAGGCCAGGCGTTCGAGAAGCTGCACGTCCTGTTCGTTCTTGACCAGGGCACCGGCCAGCGGTGGAATGGCCTTGGTCGGATCGCGTTCGCGCAGCACCGCTTCGCCAATGTTGTCGGCCATCAACAGCTTGAGCCAGTCGACCAGCTCGGAGGTGGAGGGCTTCTTCTTCAGGCCCGGCACCTTGCGTACATCGAAGAAGACGTCCAGCGCTTCGGCCACCAGGGTTTTCTTGATGTCGGGGTAGTGCACGTCGACGATGCGTTGCAGCGTCGCGCGGTCGGGAAAGGCGATGTAGTGGAAGAAGCAGCGACGCAGGAACGCATCGGGCAGCTCTTTCTCGTTGTTGGAGGTAATGATGATGATCGGGCGATGGCGGGCCTTGATGGTTTCGTCGGTCTCGTAGACGTAGAACTCCATCTTGTCGAGTTCCTGCAGCAGGTCGTTGGGGAACTCGATATCGGCCTTGTCGATTTCGTCGATGAGCAGGATGACCCGCTCGTCTGCCTCGAAGGCTTCCCACAGCTTGCCTTTTTTCAGGTAGTTGCGCACGTCGTGGACCTTGTCTACGCCCAGCTGGGAATCGCGCAGGCGGCTGACCGCGTCGTACTCGTACAGGCCCTGGTGGGCTTTGGTGGTGGACTTGATATGCCAGGTGATCAGCCGCGCACCGAAGGACTCGGCCAGTTGCTCGGCGAGCATGGTCTTGCCGGTGCCCGGCTCGCCCTTGACCAGCAGGGGCCGCTGCAGGGTGATCGCGGCATTGACCGCCAGCTTCAGGTCGTCGGTGGCAACGTAGGCGGGGGTGCCTTCGAACTTCATGGGGCTGTCCTCGGTGATCAAGAGTGGGGGTCGACTATATAGCGCGGTGAGCTGTTTGTGGTGGGTCAGACAGGGCCCCTTCGCGGGCAGAGGGCTCGGCCGCCCGCCCCGCTCCCACAGGGGGCGGTGCAAACTCTGTGGGAGCGGGTCTCTGCCCGCGAAGAGGCCGGTCCTGCCACCCACCTCATTCCTGTTTGGGCGGCGCCTGTTCATAGCGGGCATTGAAGGCGCGCACGAACCCATTGCGCAGGATCTGCCAGAAGGCCTGCAATGGGCTGATGTCCTGGCGATGCACATTGCCGCTGAGTTCGACCCGGGTCGCGAACTGGTTCTGCGACTGATTCTTCAGCACCGTCTCGGTCCCACCCACCACGGCTTCCCAGATCGAACGGAAGAAACCCTTGTCCTTGTTTTCCACGTCCTGCTGCCAATTGAACACGTCGACGTTGTGCAACAGCGGTTTGATGTAGCCACTCAGACGGGCATTGTCGGCATCCGCCTCGATCACGATATCGCCAGTGCCGGCGTTGAAATCGAACTTGCCGTAGGCACTGGAGAAATCGTTCAGCCGGCGCAGCTCGACGCCCGTCGCTCGCAGGCGGAACTCGAAATCTTCGAAGTTGCTGAATGGATCGAACGTGGCGGTGCTTTCCACCGGCGCCTGGCCGAACAGCTTGGCCTGGCCCTCGAAACGCGCATCGCGCTTGCCTTCCAGGTCTTCCACATTGGTCAGGTTGTACAGGCTGGCATTGACCTGGTTGGCGCTGATGTTGACCTGTGGTTTGGACGAGAAATTGCGGAAGCTGATCTTGCCGTCGTTCACCCGCACCTCGTTCAAGGTGATCGGCAGCAGCTTGTTCATCTGGTCGCGCCAGTCGGTGCCGGCACCGGTCTGGGTGGCCTGTTTGTTGGCGCCACCGTCGACGAAGTTCAGCTCCGGGCGCAGGAATTCCACCCGTGCCACCACCGCGTGGTCGTACCACAGGGCGTGCCAGCTCACCGCGATGTCGATCACCGGCGCGTCGAGCAGCGGTACCGGCACCTTGCCGCTGGTCTTGATGATCTGCAGGCCATTGACCTGATAGGCGCCGCGCCACCAGGCCAAGTCGACGTCGCTGACGCGGCCCTTGTAGTCGCCCATGTCGGCCAGCTTGTCGTTCAGGTAGTCGCGCACGAGGTAGGGCAGGGCGATGTGTAGGGCGAGCACCAATACGACCAGGCCGGTCAGGGTCCAGAGCGGCCAGCTGTAGCGACGTTTCATGGCAGAATCTCCCGAACGATAGTTAGCCATTGACTGTCCACAGTCTCATCCGTTCGCTGGACGCGCCCCCATCGCGGGCTTAACCTTGGATTTTTCCTGCTGCAGCACAAGGACCTTTTCGCCATGAGCCGCATTTACGCCGACAACGCCCACTCCATCGGCAACACGCCGCTGGTGCAGATCAACCGCATCGGCCCGCGTGGGGTGACCCTGCTGGCCAAGATCGAGGGGCGCAACCCCGGCTACTCGGTCAAGTGCCGCATCGGCGCGAACATGATCTGGGATGCGGAAAGCTCGGGCAAGCTCAAGCCGGGCATGACCATCGTCGAGCCGACCTCGGGCAATACCGGCATCGGCCTGGCCTTCGTGGCCGCCGCGCGCGGTTACAAGCTGATGTTGACCATGCCCGCCTCCATGAGCCTGGAGCGGCGCAAGGTGCTCAAGGCACTGGGTGCCGAACTGGTCCTGACCGAGCCGGCCAAGGGCATGAAAGGTGCCATCGAAAAGGCCGGCGAGATCGTCGCCAGCGACCCCGAGCTGTATTTCATGCCGCAGCAGTTCGACAACCCGGCCAACCCGG encodes the following:
- a CDS encoding spermidine synthase, with the protein product MKRFVLLDTTPIPENGGALCLFEYGEDFVIKIQGGDGGQLMNTRMHGSEDALAEIPCRKVAGRPNSRVLIGGLGMGFTLASALKHLGKTAEVVVAELVPGVVEWNRGPLGEKAGNPLADPRTVIRLEDVAKVLQAEPAGFDAIMLDVDNGPEGLTQKANSWLYSSGGLAACAKALRAKGVLAVWSASADRQFSDKLRKAGFKAEEVQVFAHGNKGTRHTIWIAQKV
- a CDS encoding MFS transporter, giving the protein MTENDYFLAWGIYAFAALGCILVWFRITRWMWRYLREPLRVLGVVLLLTPTVVDPARDLLAPAVAISALELLFKMGGSAWGAISDLTMAAVIALGVYIVFALVRLPFLRKAQARRAAQAETDAAAAAAQRDGNDETSVHRAEEREERRVTAPPRDNLRVEPRI
- a CDS encoding class II glutamine amidotransferase, whose translation is MCELLGMSANVPTDIVFSFTGLMQRGGRTGPHRDGWGIAFYEGRGLRLFQDPTASSESEVAQLVQRYPIKSEVVIGHIRQANVGKVCLANTHPFVRELWGRNWCFAHNGQLAGFDPRADFYRPVGDTDSEAAFCDLLNRVRESFPEPVEFERLLPILVQACEQYRGQGVFNCLLSDGDWLFCFCSTKLVHITRRAPFGPARLKDVDVIVDFHAETTPDDVVTVIATEPLTENETWNRYEPGNWGLWRQGECVATGLVQPA
- a CDS encoding DUF2937 family protein, producing the protein MLRSYLRLVLFAIGLLVGVQVPGVINDYSQRVEAHRLEAQQSLRGFSETAQRFFNGDLQALVAHYRASEDPVFRSDAASIGALLARNQLLEREWLALQGPWYAKAWHVVAKADPQLRQETLNGYSYQVLLAPEAIAWGIACALLLAWVVECIVLFIGWTLWFGRRRAKPVAEPLVRRER
- a CDS encoding vWA domain-containing protein; this encodes MLLNLFNEMRAAKVPVSVRELLDLINALEQRVTFADMDEFYFLARAILVKDERHFDKFDRAFSAYFNGLQNLDQHLEALIPEEWLRKEFERSLSAEERAQIQSLGGLDKLIEAFKQRLEEQKGRHAGGSKWIGTGGTSPFGSGGYHPEGIRVGDAGERQGKAVKVWDQREYRNLDDGVELGTRNIKVALRRLRQFARQGAADELDIDGTIDHTARDGGLLNIQLRPERRNNVKLLLLFDIGGSMDAHVKVCEELFSACRTEFKHLEYFYFHNCVYETVWKDNHRRNAERISTHDLLHKYGADYKVVFIGDAAMAPYEITHPGGSVEHWNEEPGLVWLQRFVQTYKKLIWINPYPENTWGYTASTHLIRELVEERMYPLTLSGLEDGMRYLAK
- a CDS encoding AAA family ATPase is translated as MKFEGTPAYVATDDLKLAVNAAITLQRPLLVKGEPGTGKTMLAEQLAESFGARLITWHIKSTTKAHQGLYEYDAVSRLRDSQLGVDKVHDVRNYLKKGKLWEAFEADERVILLIDEIDKADIEFPNDLLQELDKMEFYVYETDETIKARHRPIIIITSNNEKELPDAFLRRCFFHYIAFPDRATLQRIVDVHYPDIKKTLVAEALDVFFDVRKVPGLKKKPSTSELVDWLKLLMADNIGEAVLRERDPTKAIPPLAGALVKNEQDVQLLERLAFMSRRGNR
- a CDS encoding DUF748 domain-containing protein, which produces MKRRYSWPLWTLTGLVVLVLALHIALPYLVRDYLNDKLADMGDYKGRVSDVDLAWWRGAYQVNGLQIIKTSGKVPVPLLDAPVIDIAVSWHALWYDHAVVARVEFLRPELNFVDGGANKQATQTGAGTDWRDQMNKLLPITLNEVRVNDGKISFRNFSSKPQVNISANQVNASLYNLTNVEDLEGKRDARFEGQAKLFGQAPVESTATFDPFSNFEDFEFRLRATGVELRRLNDFSSAYGKFDFNAGTGDIVIEADADNARLSGYIKPLLHNVDVFNWQQDVENKDKGFFRSIWEAVVGGTETVLKNQSQNQFATRVELSGNVHRQDISPLQAFWQILRNGFVRAFNARYEQAPPKQE